The Lactuca sativa cultivar Salinas chromosome 2, Lsat_Salinas_v11, whole genome shotgun sequence genome includes a window with the following:
- the LOC111901333 gene encoding receptor kinase-like protein Xa21 isoform X1 → MNSGQPTTSLSSSSCFAFIFSCFTIFLITVSGVGNNEADYQALLQFKSTIRNEEALSSWNSSFHFCDWSGVSCGKQNKKVTALWLESQGLEGSLSPYIGNLSFLRLFSIANNSFQGTIPHELGRLYRLRVLDLGHNKFNGVIPSNLSGCSKLERLGLNENKLVGSIPKEMSFLSKLTFIAVHDNKLTGGIPSVLGNISIESFSASDNPLGGSIPDTISHWKSLTEFYIGGCNLNGTIPHSIFNHSLLTHFSIASNHLTGSLPSALGAMLPRLVYLQLYGNKLTGPLPASLSNCSKLGFLEAQDNNFSGKLKIDFAKLKDMYWISIGGNNFGFGEADDMKFIDTLKNCSKLDVLDLSSSKLQGVLPASIGNLSDRLSYLFLDQNLIYGNLPPSIGNLAGLTILILANNRFTGKIPSTIGQLQKLQVAALFKNQFSGPIPDTIGNLSLLTNLRLNSNRLESHIPSSLGKCHHLLDVNLSDNKLSGRIPKQLLQLISLTIVLNLSQNNLSGSLPTEVGKLQMLTSLDLSYNNLSGKIPSSISGCISLIFLSLKGNLFQGTIPPSLSSLRGVSTLDLSHNNLSGQIPRFLERLILLEYVNLSYNDFEGDVPVVGVFANASAYSVLGNSRLCGGLAELGLPKCKETGKHQKRIPVFVIVLLIAFILFTVLCFLYAWCKKFKDQPSQSSVNGEQSKQVSYTYSQLFKATNGFSEANLIGEGGFSSIYKGILDDHDKYVAVKVIHLQNRGAHKSFIAECEAWRNIRHRNLLKIITSCSSLDFQGNDFKALVYEFMPNGSLHDWLHSSESKSRLNLLQRINILIDVASALDYLHNHCLPSIVHCDLKPSNILLDDDMVAHVGDFGLARFLGTNSDQNSTSGIRGTIGYAPPVAEYGVGSEMTSSGDVYSFGILLLEIMTGKRPTDNIFNEGLSLHKFAYLALPDHVTDVVDDDLLNFLQEHSDPKKCTSANAKIIEECVASIVKTGVSCSMDSPPQRMNIRIVAHQLHHVWDTLQNILPALHT, encoded by the exons ATGAACTCAGGGCAACCAACAACTTCCTTATCATCTTCCTCCTGTTTTGCTTTCATCTTTTCTTGTTTTACTATCTTTCTGATTACTGTTTCTGGTGTCGGTAATAATGAGGCAGATTATCAAGCATTGTTGCAGTTCAAGTCGACGATCAGGAATGAAGAAGCTCTAAGCTCATGGAACTCTTCCTTTCATTTCTGTGATTGGAGTGGTGTTTCATGTGGGAAGCAGAATAAAAAAGTCACTGCTCTATGGTTGGAGTCGCAAGGGCTAGAAGGCTCGTTGTCTCCTTATATAGGGAACCTCAGCTTCCTTCGTTTGTTTTCTATCGCAAACAACAGCTTTCAAGGAACCATCCCTCATGAACTCGGTCGTCTATACAGACTACGTGTCCTCGATCTTGGCCATAACAAATTCAATGGAGTCATTCCAAGCAACTTGTCCGGTTGTTCCAAACTTGAAAGGCTTGGACTTAATGAGAACAAGCTAGTTGGAAGCATACCCAAAGAGATGAGTTTCCTCTCAAAACTTACTTTTATTGCAGTTCATGATAATAAGCTAACAGGTGGAATCCCGTCTGTTTTGGGGAATATATCAATAGAATCCTTCAGTGCTAGTGACAATCCGTTGGGTGGGAGCATTCCAGACACCATAAGCCATTGGAAAAGCTTAACAGAATTTTACATTGGTGGTTGTAACTTAAATGGAACCATCCCTCATTCCATTTTTAACCACTCACTCTTAACTCACTTTTCCATTGCTTCAAATCACCTCACCGGTAGTCTTCCCTCAGCTTTAGGTGCAATGCTTCCTCGTCTTGTGTATCTTCAGTTATACGGTAACAAACTGACCGGACCTCTTCCAGCATCACTATCTAATtgttcgaaattagggtttcttgaagCGCAGGACAACAACTTTAGTGGGAAGTTGAAAATTGACTTTGCAAAACTAAAAGATATGTATTGGATATCCATAGGTGGTAACAACTTTGGATTCGGAGAAGCTGATGATATGAAGTTTATTGATACTTTGAAAAACTGCAGCAAATTAGACGTATTGGACCTTTCAAGTTCCAAGCTTCAAGGAGTGCTGCCGGCATCAATCGGTAATCTTTCTGATCGACTCAGTTACCTATTTTTAGATCAAAATCTTATATATGGAAACCTCCCTCCAAGTATAGGAAATCTAGCTGGCTTGACTATATTAATATTAGCAAATAACCGATTCACAGGAAAAATCCCATCCACCATTGGTCAGCTTCAAAAGCTGCAAGTTGCTGCACTATTTAAGAACCAATTTTCTGGGCCCATTCCAGACACCATAGGGAACTTATCATTGTTGACTAACCTTAGGTTAAATTCCAACAGACTGGAAAGCCATATTCCATCAAGCCTAGGAAAGTGTCATCATCTATTAGATGTAAACCTTAGTGACAATAAATTAAGCGGAAGAATACCTAAGCAACTTCTTCAGCTTATATCTCTAACCATAGTactaaatctctctcaaaacaaCCTATCTGGATCACTTCCAACAGAGGTTGGCAAGCTTCAGATGTTGACTTCTCTGGATTTATCTTATAACAATTTATCAGGTAAAATTCCAAGTAGCATTAGTGGTTGCATTAGCCTTATATTCTTATCCCTCAAAGGAAACTTATTTCAAGGCACTATACCACCATCATTAAGTTCCCTAAGAGGAGTTTCGACACTCGATCTCTCCCATAATAATTTATCGGGACAAATTCCTCGATTCTTGGAGCGGTTGATCTTATTAGAATATGTAAACCTATCTTATAATGATTTTGAGGGTGATGTACCAGTGGTTGGAGTGTTCGCCAATGCAAGTGCATACTCAGTTTTGGGGAATAGTAGGCTTTGTGGTGGCTTGGCTGAGCTTGGGTTACCAAAATGCAAGGAGACAGGAAAACATCAAAAAAGGATTCCTGTGTTCGTAATAGTCCTTTTAATTGCATTCATACTTTTCACCGTTTTATGCTTTTTGTACGCTTGGTGTAAGAAATTCAAAGACCAACCATCTCAGTCTTCAGTGAACGGTGAACAATCTAAACAAGTATCATACACATACAGTCAACTTTTCAAGGCTACCAATGGCTTCTCCGAAGCCAATTTAATTGGCGAGGGTGGGTTCAGCTCTATTTACAAAGGAATTCTTGATGATCATGATAAATATGTTGCTGTCAAGGTTATACATCTTCAAAACCGAGGTGCTCATAAAAGCTTTATAGCAGAGTGTGAAGCATGGCGTAATATTCGACACCGGAATCTATTGAAGATAATAACTTCATGTTCAAGTCTTGACTTTCAAGGAAATGACTTCAAAGCTTTGGTGTATGAATTCATGCCCAATGGGAGTTTACATGATTGGCTGCATTCAAGTGAAAGTAAATCAAGACTGAACCTTCTTCAAAGAATAAATATTCTCATTGATGTCGCATCTGCACTCGATTATCTTCACAATCACTGTCTCCCAAGCATCGTTCACTGCGACTTGAAGCCTAGCAACATTCTGCTAGATGATGATATGGTGGCTCACGTTGGAGATTTTGGGTTAGCTCGATTTCTTGGAACAAATTCAGACCAAAACAGCACAAGTGGCATTAGAGGAACGATTGGGTATGCACCTCCAG TTGCAGAGTATGGTGTTGGGAGTGAGATGACAAGTAGTGGAGATGTCTACAGTTTCGGAATACTATTGTTGGAGATAATGACAGGGAAAAGGCCAACGGATAACATCTTCAACGAAGGCCTTAGCCTTCATAAATTTGCATACTTGGCGTTGCCAGATCATGTAACCGATGTAGTTGATGATGATCTTTTAAATTTTCTACAAGAGCATTCTGATCCTAAGAAATGCACGTCAGCAAATGCAAAAATAATAGAGGAATGTGTTGCTTCAATTGTCAAGACAGGAGTATCATGCTCCATGGATTCACCACCACAACGGATGAACATCAGAATTGTTGCCCATCAGTTGCATCACGTTTGGGATACACTTCAAAATATCTTACCTGCTCTTCATACTtga
- the LOC111901333 gene encoding receptor kinase-like protein Xa21 isoform X3, producing the protein MNSGQPTTSLSSSSCFAFIFSCFTIFLITVSGVGNNEADYQALLQFKSTIRNEEALSSWNSSFHFCDWSGVSCGKQNKKVTALWLESQGLEGSLSPYIGNLSFLRLFSIANNSFQGTIPHELGRLYRLRVLDLGHNKFNGVIPSNLSGCSKLERLGLNENKLVGSIPKEMSFLSKLTFIAVHDNKLTGGIPSVLGNISIESFSASDNPLGGSIPDTISHWKSLTEFYIGGCNLNGTIPHSIFNHSLLTHFSIASNHLTGSLPSALGAMLPRLVYLQLYGNKLTGPLPASLSNCSKLGFLEAQDNNFSGKLKIDFAKLKDMYWISIGGNNFGFGEADDMKFIDTLKNCSKLDVLDLSSSKLQGVLPASIGKIPSTIGQLQKLQVAALFKNQFSGPIPDTIGNLSLLTNLRLNSNRLESHIPSSLGKCHHLLDVNLSDNKLSGRIPKQLLQLISLTIVLNLSQNNLSGSLPTEVGKLQMLTSLDLSYNNLSGKIPSSISGCISLIFLSLKGNLFQGTIPPSLSSLRGVSTLDLSHNNLSGQIPRFLERLILLEYVNLSYNDFEGDVPVVGVFANASAYSVLGNSRLCGGLAELGLPKCKETGKHQKRIPVFVIVLLIAFILFTVLCFLYAWCKKFKDQPSQSSVNGEQSKQVSYTYSQLFKATNGFSEANLIGEGGFSSIYKGILDDHDKYVAVKVIHLQNRGAHKSFIAECEAWRNIRHRNLLKIITSCSSLDFQGNDFKALVYEFMPNGSLHDWLHSSESKSRLNLLQRINILIDVASALDYLHNHCLPSIVHCDLKPSNILLDDDMVAHVGDFGLARFLGTNSDQNSTSGIRGTIGYAPPVAEYGVGSEMTSSGDVYSFGILLLEIMTGKRPTDNIFNEGLSLHKFAYLALPDHVTDVVDDDLLNFLQEHSDPKKCTSANAKIIEECVASIVKTGVSCSMDSPPQRMNIRIVAHQLHHVWDTLQNILPALHT; encoded by the exons ATGAACTCAGGGCAACCAACAACTTCCTTATCATCTTCCTCCTGTTTTGCTTTCATCTTTTCTTGTTTTACTATCTTTCTGATTACTGTTTCTGGTGTCGGTAATAATGAGGCAGATTATCAAGCATTGTTGCAGTTCAAGTCGACGATCAGGAATGAAGAAGCTCTAAGCTCATGGAACTCTTCCTTTCATTTCTGTGATTGGAGTGGTGTTTCATGTGGGAAGCAGAATAAAAAAGTCACTGCTCTATGGTTGGAGTCGCAAGGGCTAGAAGGCTCGTTGTCTCCTTATATAGGGAACCTCAGCTTCCTTCGTTTGTTTTCTATCGCAAACAACAGCTTTCAAGGAACCATCCCTCATGAACTCGGTCGTCTATACAGACTACGTGTCCTCGATCTTGGCCATAACAAATTCAATGGAGTCATTCCAAGCAACTTGTCCGGTTGTTCCAAACTTGAAAGGCTTGGACTTAATGAGAACAAGCTAGTTGGAAGCATACCCAAAGAGATGAGTTTCCTCTCAAAACTTACTTTTATTGCAGTTCATGATAATAAGCTAACAGGTGGAATCCCGTCTGTTTTGGGGAATATATCAATAGAATCCTTCAGTGCTAGTGACAATCCGTTGGGTGGGAGCATTCCAGACACCATAAGCCATTGGAAAAGCTTAACAGAATTTTACATTGGTGGTTGTAACTTAAATGGAACCATCCCTCATTCCATTTTTAACCACTCACTCTTAACTCACTTTTCCATTGCTTCAAATCACCTCACCGGTAGTCTTCCCTCAGCTTTAGGTGCAATGCTTCCTCGTCTTGTGTATCTTCAGTTATACGGTAACAAACTGACCGGACCTCTTCCAGCATCACTATCTAATtgttcgaaattagggtttcttgaagCGCAGGACAACAACTTTAGTGGGAAGTTGAAAATTGACTTTGCAAAACTAAAAGATATGTATTGGATATCCATAGGTGGTAACAACTTTGGATTCGGAGAAGCTGATGATATGAAGTTTATTGATACTTTGAAAAACTGCAGCAAATTAGACGTATTGGACCTTTCAAGTTCCAAGCTTCAAGGAGTGCTGCCGGCATCAATCG GAAAAATCCCATCCACCATTGGTCAGCTTCAAAAGCTGCAAGTTGCTGCACTATTTAAGAACCAATTTTCTGGGCCCATTCCAGACACCATAGGGAACTTATCATTGTTGACTAACCTTAGGTTAAATTCCAACAGACTGGAAAGCCATATTCCATCAAGCCTAGGAAAGTGTCATCATCTATTAGATGTAAACCTTAGTGACAATAAATTAAGCGGAAGAATACCTAAGCAACTTCTTCAGCTTATATCTCTAACCATAGTactaaatctctctcaaaacaaCCTATCTGGATCACTTCCAACAGAGGTTGGCAAGCTTCAGATGTTGACTTCTCTGGATTTATCTTATAACAATTTATCAGGTAAAATTCCAAGTAGCATTAGTGGTTGCATTAGCCTTATATTCTTATCCCTCAAAGGAAACTTATTTCAAGGCACTATACCACCATCATTAAGTTCCCTAAGAGGAGTTTCGACACTCGATCTCTCCCATAATAATTTATCGGGACAAATTCCTCGATTCTTGGAGCGGTTGATCTTATTAGAATATGTAAACCTATCTTATAATGATTTTGAGGGTGATGTACCAGTGGTTGGAGTGTTCGCCAATGCAAGTGCATACTCAGTTTTGGGGAATAGTAGGCTTTGTGGTGGCTTGGCTGAGCTTGGGTTACCAAAATGCAAGGAGACAGGAAAACATCAAAAAAGGATTCCTGTGTTCGTAATAGTCCTTTTAATTGCATTCATACTTTTCACCGTTTTATGCTTTTTGTACGCTTGGTGTAAGAAATTCAAAGACCAACCATCTCAGTCTTCAGTGAACGGTGAACAATCTAAACAAGTATCATACACATACAGTCAACTTTTCAAGGCTACCAATGGCTTCTCCGAAGCCAATTTAATTGGCGAGGGTGGGTTCAGCTCTATTTACAAAGGAATTCTTGATGATCATGATAAATATGTTGCTGTCAAGGTTATACATCTTCAAAACCGAGGTGCTCATAAAAGCTTTATAGCAGAGTGTGAAGCATGGCGTAATATTCGACACCGGAATCTATTGAAGATAATAACTTCATGTTCAAGTCTTGACTTTCAAGGAAATGACTTCAAAGCTTTGGTGTATGAATTCATGCCCAATGGGAGTTTACATGATTGGCTGCATTCAAGTGAAAGTAAATCAAGACTGAACCTTCTTCAAAGAATAAATATTCTCATTGATGTCGCATCTGCACTCGATTATCTTCACAATCACTGTCTCCCAAGCATCGTTCACTGCGACTTGAAGCCTAGCAACATTCTGCTAGATGATGATATGGTGGCTCACGTTGGAGATTTTGGGTTAGCTCGATTTCTTGGAACAAATTCAGACCAAAACAGCACAAGTGGCATTAGAGGAACGATTGGGTATGCACCTCCAG TTGCAGAGTATGGTGTTGGGAGTGAGATGACAAGTAGTGGAGATGTCTACAGTTTCGGAATACTATTGTTGGAGATAATGACAGGGAAAAGGCCAACGGATAACATCTTCAACGAAGGCCTTAGCCTTCATAAATTTGCATACTTGGCGTTGCCAGATCATGTAACCGATGTAGTTGATGATGATCTTTTAAATTTTCTACAAGAGCATTCTGATCCTAAGAAATGCACGTCAGCAAATGCAAAAATAATAGAGGAATGTGTTGCTTCAATTGTCAAGACAGGAGTATCATGCTCCATGGATTCACCACCACAACGGATGAACATCAGAATTGTTGCCCATCAGTTGCATCACGTTTGGGATACACTTCAAAATATCTTACCTGCTCTTCATACTtga
- the LOC111901333 gene encoding receptor kinase-like protein Xa21 isoform X2, which produces MNSGQPTTSLSSSSCFAFIFSCFTIFLITVSGVGNNEADYQALLQFKSTIRNEEALSSWNSSFHFCDWSGVSCGKQNKKVTALWLESQGLEGSLSPYIGNLSFLRLFSIANNSFQGTIPHELGRLYRLRVLDLGHNKFNGVIPSNLSGCSKLERLGLNENKLVGSIPKEMSFLSKLTFIAVHDNKLTGGIPSVLGNISIESFSASDNPLGGSIPDTISHWKSLTEFYIGGCNLNGTIPHSIFNHSLLTHFSIASNHLTGSLPSALGAMLPRLVYLQLYGNKLTGPLPASLSNCSKLGFLEAQDNNFSGKLKIDFAKLKDMYWISIGGNNFGFGEADDMKFIDTLKNCSKLDVLDLSSSKLQGVLPASIGNLSDRLSYLFLDQNLIYGNLPPSIGNLAGLTILILANNRFTGKIPSTIGQLQKLQVAALFKNQFSGPIPDTIGNLSLLTNLRLNSNRLESHIPSSLGKCHHLLDVNLSDNKLSGRIPKQLLQLISLTIVLNLSQNNLSGSLPTEVGKLQMLTSLDLSYNNLSGKIPSSISGCISLIFLSLKGNLFQGTIPPSLSSLRGVSTLDLSHNNLSGQIPRFLERLILLEYVNLSYNDFEGDVPVVGVFANASAYSVLGNSRLCGGLAELGLPKCKETGKHQKRIPVFVIVLLIAFILFTVLCFLYAWCKKFKDQPSQSSVNGEQSKQVSYTYSQLFKATNGFSEANLIGEGGFSSIYKGILDDHDKYVAVKVIHLQNRGAHKSFIAECEAWRNIRHRNLLKIITSCSSLDFQGNDFKALVYEFMPNGSLHDWLHSSESKSRLNLLQRINILIDVASALDYLHNHCLPSIVHCDLKPSNILLDDDMVAHVGDFGLARFLGTNSDQNSTSGIRGTIGYAPPEYGVGSEMTSSGDVYSFGILLLEIMTGKRPTDNIFNEGLSLHKFAYLALPDHVTDVVDDDLLNFLQEHSDPKKCTSANAKIIEECVASIVKTGVSCSMDSPPQRMNIRIVAHQLHHVWDTLQNILPALHT; this is translated from the exons ATGAACTCAGGGCAACCAACAACTTCCTTATCATCTTCCTCCTGTTTTGCTTTCATCTTTTCTTGTTTTACTATCTTTCTGATTACTGTTTCTGGTGTCGGTAATAATGAGGCAGATTATCAAGCATTGTTGCAGTTCAAGTCGACGATCAGGAATGAAGAAGCTCTAAGCTCATGGAACTCTTCCTTTCATTTCTGTGATTGGAGTGGTGTTTCATGTGGGAAGCAGAATAAAAAAGTCACTGCTCTATGGTTGGAGTCGCAAGGGCTAGAAGGCTCGTTGTCTCCTTATATAGGGAACCTCAGCTTCCTTCGTTTGTTTTCTATCGCAAACAACAGCTTTCAAGGAACCATCCCTCATGAACTCGGTCGTCTATACAGACTACGTGTCCTCGATCTTGGCCATAACAAATTCAATGGAGTCATTCCAAGCAACTTGTCCGGTTGTTCCAAACTTGAAAGGCTTGGACTTAATGAGAACAAGCTAGTTGGAAGCATACCCAAAGAGATGAGTTTCCTCTCAAAACTTACTTTTATTGCAGTTCATGATAATAAGCTAACAGGTGGAATCCCGTCTGTTTTGGGGAATATATCAATAGAATCCTTCAGTGCTAGTGACAATCCGTTGGGTGGGAGCATTCCAGACACCATAAGCCATTGGAAAAGCTTAACAGAATTTTACATTGGTGGTTGTAACTTAAATGGAACCATCCCTCATTCCATTTTTAACCACTCACTCTTAACTCACTTTTCCATTGCTTCAAATCACCTCACCGGTAGTCTTCCCTCAGCTTTAGGTGCAATGCTTCCTCGTCTTGTGTATCTTCAGTTATACGGTAACAAACTGACCGGACCTCTTCCAGCATCACTATCTAATtgttcgaaattagggtttcttgaagCGCAGGACAACAACTTTAGTGGGAAGTTGAAAATTGACTTTGCAAAACTAAAAGATATGTATTGGATATCCATAGGTGGTAACAACTTTGGATTCGGAGAAGCTGATGATATGAAGTTTATTGATACTTTGAAAAACTGCAGCAAATTAGACGTATTGGACCTTTCAAGTTCCAAGCTTCAAGGAGTGCTGCCGGCATCAATCGGTAATCTTTCTGATCGACTCAGTTACCTATTTTTAGATCAAAATCTTATATATGGAAACCTCCCTCCAAGTATAGGAAATCTAGCTGGCTTGACTATATTAATATTAGCAAATAACCGATTCACAGGAAAAATCCCATCCACCATTGGTCAGCTTCAAAAGCTGCAAGTTGCTGCACTATTTAAGAACCAATTTTCTGGGCCCATTCCAGACACCATAGGGAACTTATCATTGTTGACTAACCTTAGGTTAAATTCCAACAGACTGGAAAGCCATATTCCATCAAGCCTAGGAAAGTGTCATCATCTATTAGATGTAAACCTTAGTGACAATAAATTAAGCGGAAGAATACCTAAGCAACTTCTTCAGCTTATATCTCTAACCATAGTactaaatctctctcaaaacaaCCTATCTGGATCACTTCCAACAGAGGTTGGCAAGCTTCAGATGTTGACTTCTCTGGATTTATCTTATAACAATTTATCAGGTAAAATTCCAAGTAGCATTAGTGGTTGCATTAGCCTTATATTCTTATCCCTCAAAGGAAACTTATTTCAAGGCACTATACCACCATCATTAAGTTCCCTAAGAGGAGTTTCGACACTCGATCTCTCCCATAATAATTTATCGGGACAAATTCCTCGATTCTTGGAGCGGTTGATCTTATTAGAATATGTAAACCTATCTTATAATGATTTTGAGGGTGATGTACCAGTGGTTGGAGTGTTCGCCAATGCAAGTGCATACTCAGTTTTGGGGAATAGTAGGCTTTGTGGTGGCTTGGCTGAGCTTGGGTTACCAAAATGCAAGGAGACAGGAAAACATCAAAAAAGGATTCCTGTGTTCGTAATAGTCCTTTTAATTGCATTCATACTTTTCACCGTTTTATGCTTTTTGTACGCTTGGTGTAAGAAATTCAAAGACCAACCATCTCAGTCTTCAGTGAACGGTGAACAATCTAAACAAGTATCATACACATACAGTCAACTTTTCAAGGCTACCAATGGCTTCTCCGAAGCCAATTTAATTGGCGAGGGTGGGTTCAGCTCTATTTACAAAGGAATTCTTGATGATCATGATAAATATGTTGCTGTCAAGGTTATACATCTTCAAAACCGAGGTGCTCATAAAAGCTTTATAGCAGAGTGTGAAGCATGGCGTAATATTCGACACCGGAATCTATTGAAGATAATAACTTCATGTTCAAGTCTTGACTTTCAAGGAAATGACTTCAAAGCTTTGGTGTATGAATTCATGCCCAATGGGAGTTTACATGATTGGCTGCATTCAAGTGAAAGTAAATCAAGACTGAACCTTCTTCAAAGAATAAATATTCTCATTGATGTCGCATCTGCACTCGATTATCTTCACAATCACTGTCTCCCAAGCATCGTTCACTGCGACTTGAAGCCTAGCAACATTCTGCTAGATGATGATATGGTGGCTCACGTTGGAGATTTTGGGTTAGCTCGATTTCTTGGAACAAATTCAGACCAAAACAGCACAAGTGGCATTAGAGGAACGATTGGGTATGCACCTCCAG AGTATGGTGTTGGGAGTGAGATGACAAGTAGTGGAGATGTCTACAGTTTCGGAATACTATTGTTGGAGATAATGACAGGGAAAAGGCCAACGGATAACATCTTCAACGAAGGCCTTAGCCTTCATAAATTTGCATACTTGGCGTTGCCAGATCATGTAACCGATGTAGTTGATGATGATCTTTTAAATTTTCTACAAGAGCATTCTGATCCTAAGAAATGCACGTCAGCAAATGCAAAAATAATAGAGGAATGTGTTGCTTCAATTGTCAAGACAGGAGTATCATGCTCCATGGATTCACCACCACAACGGATGAACATCAGAATTGTTGCCCATCAGTTGCATCACGTTTGGGATACACTTCAAAATATCTTACCTGCTCTTCATACTtga